The segment TTGATAGATTGTTGAGACTCGACAATTCTTGTTTCTTTGGCAATACATGGATGATAAAAAGAACCGAACTTGTATATCAATTCGACACTGACATGACTCATTCGGAAGATTTGTGGTTTTATATCCAACTAGCCAAAGGCAAATCTTATCACTGTACAAATCAAGTCATACTTGAATACAGACAATCCAATACATCCGCGATGAAAAATCTCCAAGGACTAGAAAAGGGCTATCGAGATGTAATCAAGAAAACAAGGATGATGAATTTGGCAAGTGGGTCACAGATTTTCTATCTACGATCAAGAATTTGTAGAATCATGTTCCTTTCCTACCTTTTTGATGGCAAAAAACTGGCATCAGCACTAGTATGTCCGTTTAGAATATTTACAGCATGAAACAACCTATCCCTATATTGGTATTCATCTACAACAGCTACAGGGACCCCTTGTTTCAAAACCTGCTATTGCGCTACATCAAAACCTTGAGCGAAAACGGCTGTTACAGGTTTGACCTAATCACTTTCGAACAGCCCGAATATGCACTGACTGCCGAAGAAACACAACAAGAAAAGAAAGAACTAGAGGATTACAACATCTACTGGCACCCTAGGAAATTCCACACGGGACGATTTCTACTGATCAAAAAGGCCATTGACGTGATTACTACTTTCTTTCTTGTGTTCAGTATAAAGTTAAAATACAAGACTCAATACATTTTTGCATTTGCCAATGTGGCAGCAGCCATTTCAGTAATATTCACTCGTTTGCTCAATCTCAAACTGGTGATCTATAGTTATGAACCTCATAGTGATTTCATGGTCGAACTCGGACTATGGCAAAAGAGTAGTTGGAACTATCTAATCCTCAATAGTTTAGAAAAAATGGCTGCTCGACATGCCAGCGACATCATGACAGGCACTATTCACATGGTCGAAAAATTGAAAGCTGAAGGGATAAAAGCCAAAGTATATCGCGCTCCCACCGCTGTAGATTCTGGGACTTTTTATTTCAAGCCCGAAGCAAGGTACGAATTGAGAAAATCCCTAGACGTACATGACAAGACTGTATATATATACCCAGGCAAACTAGGCGGCCTCTATTATGAAAGGGAAATCATCAACCTATTCGCAGCACTCTATGCTCATGACGACCATGCCTTCTTTTTGATAGCGACAAACTACGATCATGACAAGATTGTCACATGGATGAAAGAAGAAAACATTCCTCAAAGTGCTTATCATTTGAGACCGTTTATTCCGTCCAGCCAAATGCCCGACTATCTCAGCGCAGCTGATATGGGCATAGTGGCAATCCCACCTACTCCCTCCCAAAAATTTAGGTCTCCCACAAAAGTCGCCGAATACTTGCTTTGCGGGTTGCCATACATTGTTTGCAAGGGTATCTCAGAAGACGATACAATAGCAAAAGAACACAAAGTTGGTATAGTTTTAAATCAATATTCTAAAAACAATGCGGTATCTGACATGACAAGAATATCTGCATTGTTACTGGTAGATAAATCCGTGATGCAACAAAGGTGTATCAACATTGGGTTGACATATAGATCGTATCAAAATATTATCAATGTACTTTATAATATCTTTGTATGATAAAGTACATAACCTACATGAAAGCAACCTTCTATAGTTAGAGATATATTGAGCTTGCCTAAAGAATCGTAAATCAAACAAATTCTAAAATTGAATAGAATCGCTAAGAG is part of the Reichenbachiella agarivorans genome and harbors:
- a CDS encoding glycosyltransferase family protein: MKQPIPILVFIYNSYRDPLFQNLLLRYIKTLSENGCYRFDLITFEQPEYALTAEETQQEKKELEDYNIYWHPRKFHTGRFLLIKKAIDVITTFFLVFSIKLKYKTQYIFAFANVAAAISVIFTRLLNLKLVIYSYEPHSDFMVELGLWQKSSWNYLILNSLEKMAARHASDIMTGTIHMVEKLKAEGIKAKVYRAPTAVDSGTFYFKPEARYELRKSLDVHDKTVYIYPGKLGGLYYEREIINLFAALYAHDDHAFFLIATNYDHDKIVTWMKEENIPQSAYHLRPFIPSSQMPDYLSAADMGIVAIPPTPSQKFRSPTKVAEYLLCGLPYIVCKGISEDDTIAKEHKVGIVLNQYSKNNAVSDMTRISALLLVDKSVMQQRCINIGLTYRSYQNIINVLYNIFV